A region from the Lentisphaera profundi genome encodes:
- a CDS encoding TonB-dependent receptor, with the protein MNYKRYFISLLVSGALFAQENEESSNTTNPTQETTPTETRFITASRDERPPETLAANVTIIGPEQIARSSARNVAELVKYEAGVDVKKKLNTPNSFRVDVRGFGEVASANTLILVDGRKINAPDLSGMNLGTIPLNRVEKVEIYRGGRSVLYGDNATGGVINIITRKENPDNKKAHTLTLSAEVGSYEYYRLGASLEGFSDDLYYAFDSSFTESDGYHDNSSNRTKTIGFSVVSTEFENLELFVAGGKSESHYNIPGPRNGQRDSASYDGYYGDLREQYITITPKYSITDKVDLELQMNYREAETKYTYPKAWGPSPERYTSEDISLSPKLTIRDRWNNINNTFIVGLDHRYSKMEDYGPDKTRRSTGAYIYNSSAFLDDTLFLDLGYRREAVRMNLNNDENYDTNDLDAFSAGVTYNYADHSKVFLSYDRSFRTQRVDELGGINFNEALDPQITKTWQTGIKHQFNDQWTADLTLFHIKSDNEIFYDSTLPGVRSPGQNTSYGQTKRTGVELGAQFQATDNLSLYANYTYMDAELEKDSLSDDANDGNTIPGVPEKFANFGFSWDFIDRWNLNMNAHWNDDQYAESDYANNADKQDSFITVDAKVTYTWEWLSVYGGVNNIFDEEYNEFTSTNGEYTAPERNFVTGFVITHEF; encoded by the coding sequence ATGAACTACAAACGCTATTTTATTAGTCTATTAGTTAGTGGTGCGCTCTTCGCACAAGAAAATGAAGAAAGCTCTAACACCACAAATCCCACTCAGGAAACAACTCCTACAGAAACACGTTTCATAACTGCCAGCAGAGATGAAAGACCACCAGAAACTTTGGCGGCTAATGTGACTATTATTGGTCCCGAGCAGATTGCTCGAAGCAGTGCTCGTAATGTTGCCGAACTCGTTAAATACGAAGCTGGCGTAGATGTCAAGAAAAAACTCAACACTCCTAATTCATTCCGCGTCGATGTCCGCGGTTTCGGTGAAGTTGCCTCTGCCAACACTTTAATCCTAGTCGATGGCAGAAAAATTAACGCTCCTGATCTCAGTGGCATGAACCTCGGCACTATCCCTTTAAATCGTGTAGAGAAAGTCGAAATATATCGCGGTGGTCGCTCTGTTTTATATGGTGATAATGCTACCGGCGGGGTCATTAATATCATCACTCGCAAAGAAAATCCCGATAACAAAAAGGCACACACACTGACTCTCAGTGCAGAAGTTGGTTCATACGAATACTACCGCCTAGGTGCGAGTCTAGAAGGTTTTTCCGATGACCTCTACTATGCTTTTGACTCGAGTTTCACTGAAAGCGATGGCTATCATGATAATAGCTCAAACAGGACAAAAACTATCGGATTCAGTGTAGTTTCTACTGAGTTTGAAAACTTAGAACTTTTTGTTGCCGGTGGGAAAAGTGAATCTCACTACAACATCCCTGGCCCCCGAAATGGTCAACGTGATAGCGCAAGTTACGATGGTTACTATGGCGACCTCAGAGAGCAGTATATAACTATCACACCGAAATACTCTATTACTGATAAAGTGGATCTTGAGCTTCAAATGAACTACCGTGAAGCTGAGACAAAATATACTTATCCAAAAGCATGGGGACCTTCCCCTGAGAGATATACCTCTGAAGATATTAGCTTATCTCCAAAACTCACCATTAGAGATAGATGGAATAACATTAACAATACCTTTATTGTTGGTTTAGATCATCGTTACAGTAAAATGGAAGACTATGGTCCAGATAAAACTCGTCGTTCTACTGGTGCTTATATTTATAACTCTAGCGCTTTTTTAGATGACACTCTCTTCCTAGATCTAGGTTACCGTCGCGAAGCCGTGAGAATGAACCTCAATAATGATGAAAATTACGACACTAATGATTTAGATGCTTTTAGTGCGGGTGTGACTTACAATTACGCTGATCATAGCAAAGTTTTCCTTTCTTATGATAGATCTTTTAGAACTCAGCGCGTTGATGAACTTGGTGGAATTAATTTCAATGAAGCTTTAGATCCCCAAATCACCAAAACCTGGCAAACGGGTATTAAACACCAATTTAATGACCAATGGACGGCTGATCTAACGCTTTTTCATATTAAATCAGATAATGAAATTTTCTATGATTCCACCCTCCCTGGAGTTCGGTCTCCTGGGCAAAATACTTCCTATGGCCAAACTAAAAGAACAGGCGTAGAACTCGGTGCTCAATTTCAAGCTACTGACAACTTATCACTCTATGCTAACTACACCTATATGGATGCAGAACTAGAGAAAGACAGTTTAAGTGATGATGCGAATGATGGCAATACTATTCCTGGAGTACCAGAAAAATTTGCCAATTTCGGCTTCTCTTGGGACTTCATTGATCGTTGGAATCTCAATATGAATGCTCATTGGAATGATGATCAGTACGCTGAATCTGACTACGCAAACAATGCTGATAAGCAAGATAGTTTTATTACTGTCGACGCTAAAGTTACCTATACTTGGGAGTGGCTGTCGGTCTATGGTGGAGTCAACAACATCTTTGATGAAGAATATAATGAATTCACTTCAACTAATGGTGAATATACGGCTCCAGAACGTAACTTCGTTACGGGCTTTGTAATTACCCACGAATTCTAA
- a CDS encoding ABC transporter ATP-binding protein has translation MLTVDKLSYSVGNKTILADINFDLQHNSLTCILGPNGAGKTSLLKQICGLSKNKSATIKFGDEDLLAMTELQRAALIAYVPQKTSSLPDFSVREFIQQASYCHSAKTLPIDLDAILLTCELKTIEKQSLSTLSGGEMQRVLFASSLYQASPLILLDEVTAGLDPAHHDSICQLIHKTKELHKLTYLWVTHDINAALRYADRILILKNSKLIFDDTPDALKNGILLSEIFEKEFKVLSDEQGQKYLI, from the coding sequence ATGTTAACCGTTGATAAACTCTCTTACTCAGTTGGCAACAAAACTATCCTTGCAGATATCAATTTTGACCTCCAGCACAATAGCCTCACCTGCATTTTGGGCCCTAATGGTGCTGGGAAAACGAGCCTACTTAAACAAATTTGCGGACTCAGCAAAAATAAATCAGCTACCATTAAATTTGGCGATGAAGACTTATTGGCTATGACTGAGCTTCAACGTGCAGCTCTCATTGCCTATGTGCCTCAAAAAACATCTTCTTTACCCGACTTTTCGGTAAGAGAATTCATCCAACAAGCTTCTTACTGCCATAGTGCAAAAACTCTTCCCATCGACCTTGATGCTATACTTTTAACTTGTGAGCTAAAGACGATTGAAAAACAATCTCTTTCAACTTTAAGTGGCGGAGAGATGCAGCGCGTACTTTTTGCTTCTTCTCTCTACCAAGCGAGTCCGCTGATTCTTTTAGATGAAGTCACTGCAGGACTTGACCCCGCCCATCACGACTCTATCTGTCAGCTCATTCACAAAACCAAAGAACTCCACAAGCTCACTTACTTATGGGTCACTCATGATATTAATGCCGCCCTACGCTATGCAGATAGGATTCTCATATTAAAAAATTCTAAGCTCATTTTTGATGATACACCAGATGCTTTAAAGAACGGTATCTTGCTCTCGGAGATCTTTGAAAAAGAATTCAAAGTCCTTAGCGATGAACAGGGACAAAAATACCTAATCTAG
- a CDS encoding protein kinase domain-containing protein: MQDHFEQTEKSNEDALVDAKSLIESDYKYKIVKMLAKGGMAYVFHAIDTNCQRSVALKMMIEDKNKEDELVRRFIEEAQITSQLDHPSIVPIYEFSRAPNGQPFYVMKLVKGETLENIITELKEGNPKYIKKFPLLRIIDIFIKVCDAIAFAASKNVVHRDLKPDNIMIGQYGEVFVMDWGISKLCNIMETKELIRNQVPTELDDSFIRTISIYSEAKISSTFHGQILGSPIYMAPEQMCPDYEIDPRADIYALGGILYSLLTLSPPHQSTNLKEIFQDKIKGNIIAPSKRIKLLNKNKEISVPSSLESVIQKAMAVNPDKRYQKASSLKHDLENWINGYATEAEGASQVRLLKLLFIRHRRLGLVISLLIISIIVFIFQINSKLKTAMLDQDAALVQASSNTVISKKQRSKQIILRQRLQESKKIAPLLSDYVDQLIKDQNLDKAIELAEKLIILDNNISNNKKLIELYIMIEDFEKAHTQLNQALHNHPNEIELLNLVNKIN; this comes from the coding sequence ATGCAAGACCATTTTGAACAAACAGAGAAATCAAATGAAGATGCTTTAGTCGATGCTAAAAGCCTCATTGAATCTGACTATAAATATAAAATTGTAAAGATGCTTGCCAAAGGCGGCATGGCTTATGTGTTTCATGCTATAGATACCAATTGCCAACGCTCCGTTGCCCTCAAAATGATGATTGAGGACAAAAATAAAGAAGATGAATTAGTCAGACGTTTTATTGAAGAAGCTCAAATAACTTCGCAATTAGATCACCCCTCGATAGTGCCTATTTATGAATTTAGTCGGGCTCCCAATGGACAACCTTTTTATGTAATGAAATTGGTCAAAGGTGAAACCTTAGAAAATATCATTACTGAGTTAAAAGAAGGCAACCCCAAATATATTAAAAAGTTCCCTTTACTGCGTATAATTGATATCTTTATTAAAGTATGTGATGCGATTGCTTTTGCCGCTTCGAAAAATGTTGTTCACCGTGATTTAAAACCAGATAATATTATGATTGGTCAATACGGTGAAGTTTTCGTCATGGATTGGGGTATCTCAAAATTATGTAATATCATGGAGACTAAGGAACTTATACGCAATCAAGTCCCTACAGAACTCGATGACTCTTTTATCAGAACTATTAGTATATATAGCGAAGCAAAAATATCGTCTACCTTTCACGGCCAAATTTTAGGGAGTCCAATATACATGGCCCCCGAACAAATGTGCCCTGACTATGAAATAGATCCACGAGCAGATATCTATGCTCTTGGTGGCATCCTCTACTCTTTATTAACACTCAGCCCTCCTCACCAGTCAACAAATTTAAAAGAGATTTTTCAAGACAAAATAAAGGGCAATATAATTGCGCCATCTAAACGAATTAAACTCTTAAATAAAAACAAAGAAATCTCCGTTCCTAGCTCACTTGAATCAGTTATCCAAAAAGCCATGGCTGTAAATCCAGACAAACGTTATCAAAAAGCTAGCAGCCTAAAACATGATTTGGAAAATTGGATCAATGGTTATGCTACGGAAGCTGAAGGAGCCAGTCAAGTACGCCTCCTTAAGCTGCTCTTTATTCGCCACCGTCGCTTAGGCTTAGTTATATCCCTCCTTATTATTTCAATTATCGTTTTCATCTTCCAGATTAATAGTAAACTTAAAACTGCTATGCTCGATCAAGATGCGGCTCTCGTGCAAGCTTCTAGCAATACAGTCATTAGCAAAAAGCAACGTTCAAAGCAAATTATCCTTAGACAAAGGCTCCAAGAAAGTAAAAAAATCGCCCCGCTCTTAAGCGATTATGTGGATCAACTCATCAAAGATCAAAACCTTGACAAGGCCATTGAATTGGCCGAAAAACTCATCATCCTCGACAATAATATCAGTAACAACAAAAAACTTATTGAGCTATATATCATGATAGAAGATTTTGAAAAAGCTCATACACAACTCAATCAAGCACTCCACAACCACCCCAATGAAATCGAGCTTCTCAATCTAGTGAATAAGATCAATTAA
- a CDS encoding ammonium transporter: protein MNKLIIALMCLMTLGVFTAQAATELSVNGEGATIESFKESVKEAWTESKEETSVSVEGSKTVVDDGISETYTGVITYTISTEGEGSLSFASDDKFWTSNVFMMFCAVLVFIMHLGFCCLEVGFCRAKNSVNIIFKNFTIVAIATLVYAAVGFNIMYPGDFSIGTFFGFAGFGIGGTAGEMGMTYSDGYSYWTDFLFQAMFAAATASIVSGAVCERIKINSFLIFCTVFAGVVYPIIGSWGWGGGFLGDFGFHDLAGSGLVHATGGAGALAGAIVLGPRIGKYVNGKTFAIMGHNMPIAAIGAFLLWFGWFGFNGGSQLNADPMGTSGIMVMTLLASTAGVVTAMAFSWILSGKPDLSMVLNGALAGLVGITAGADVVSPTSAIIIGAIAGILVVIAVLVLDKLKIDDPVGAIPVHLVCGSWGVVATGIFGTAEGCTVLGQIKSILCIVAFAFICAFILFSIIKVTIGLRVSEEEELEGLDLGEHGMEAYSGFQIFTNQ, encoded by the coding sequence ATGAATAAATTAATAATTGCCCTCATGTGTCTAATGACCTTGGGTGTATTTACTGCACAAGCTGCAACAGAGCTTTCGGTGAATGGCGAAGGTGCAACAATTGAAAGCTTTAAGGAAAGTGTGAAAGAGGCATGGACTGAAAGTAAAGAAGAAACATCAGTATCTGTAGAAGGTAGTAAGACAGTCGTAGATGATGGTATCAGCGAAACTTACACAGGTGTGATCACTTACACTATCTCAACAGAAGGTGAAGGGAGCTTAAGTTTTGCCTCTGATGATAAATTCTGGACTTCGAATGTCTTCATGATGTTCTGTGCGGTCCTTGTGTTTATTATGCATTTAGGTTTCTGCTGTTTAGAAGTAGGCTTCTGCCGTGCGAAAAACTCAGTAAATATCATCTTTAAAAACTTCACAATTGTTGCGATTGCTACTTTAGTTTACGCCGCAGTTGGTTTCAATATTATGTATCCAGGTGATTTTAGCATTGGTACTTTCTTCGGTTTCGCTGGCTTTGGTATCGGTGGTACTGCGGGTGAAATGGGCATGACTTATAGCGATGGTTACTCTTACTGGACTGACTTTCTCTTCCAGGCAATGTTTGCAGCTGCAACAGCTTCAATAGTTTCAGGAGCCGTTTGTGAACGTATCAAAATTAATTCTTTCCTTATCTTTTGTACTGTTTTTGCGGGTGTAGTTTACCCAATTATCGGCTCTTGGGGCTGGGGTGGCGGTTTTCTAGGTGATTTTGGTTTCCATGATCTTGCTGGTTCTGGTTTAGTTCACGCTACAGGTGGAGCAGGTGCTCTTGCTGGTGCCATTGTACTCGGCCCACGTATCGGTAAATATGTTAATGGTAAAACTTTCGCAATCATGGGGCACAACATGCCTATCGCTGCAATTGGTGCTTTTCTCCTTTGGTTCGGATGGTTCGGCTTTAACGGCGGATCACAACTAAACGCTGATCCAATGGGTACTTCTGGTATCATGGTTATGACTCTTCTTGCTTCTACTGCAGGTGTTGTTACAGCAATGGCTTTTTCTTGGATTCTTTCTGGTAAGCCAGATCTTTCCATGGTTCTTAATGGTGCATTAGCAGGTCTTGTGGGTATCACTGCAGGTGCTGATGTTGTTAGTCCTACTAGCGCTATTATCATCGGAGCTATTGCAGGTATCTTAGTAGTGATTGCAGTACTTGTTCTCGATAAGCTTAAAATTGATGATCCCGTCGGTGCTATCCCAGTTCACTTGGTTTGTGGTTCTTGGGGTGTTGTTGCTACAGGTATCTTTGGTACAGCAGAAGGTTGTACAGTACTTGGTCAGATTAAATCTATCCTTTGTATCGTAGCCTTTGCTTTCATATGTGCTTTCATTCTTTTCTCCATCATCAAAGTGACTATTGGTCTCCGCGTATCAGAAGAAGAAGAACTCGAAGGTCTTGACCTCGGCGAACACGGTATGGAAGCTTATAGCGGTTTCCAAATCTTCACTAACCAGTAA
- a CDS encoding P-II family nitrogen regulator, producing the protein MKLIVAYIQPQKLNAVKQALYTKEISRMSVTNALGCGQQGGYTENYRGVEIEVNLRKKVRMEIAVNDSFVDTTVETIIEAARTGRIGDGKIFIYPIEECIRIRTGEKGKDAIGG; encoded by the coding sequence ATGAAATTAATCGTAGCATATATTCAGCCTCAGAAACTTAATGCAGTTAAGCAGGCTCTCTACACAAAAGAAATTTCTCGTATGTCAGTCACTAATGCTCTTGGTTGCGGCCAACAAGGTGGTTACACTGAAAATTATCGCGGAGTTGAAATCGAAGTTAACTTACGTAAAAAAGTAAGAATGGAAATTGCCGTTAATGATTCCTTTGTAGATACTACAGTGGAAACCATCATCGAAGCGGCGCGTACAGGTAGGATTGGCGATGGTAAGATATTTATCTATCCGATTGAAGAATGCATTCGTATTCGTACCGGTGAAAAAGGTAAAGACGCTATTGGCGGCTAA
- a CDS encoding ammonium transporter: protein MKKLMFALVSLFATGIFSLSASTELAPAAEGLSLESFKKDVKANYDSQSEKAEVSASIEGSKTVVDDGISETYTGVITYTISTEGEASLSFASDDKFWTSNVFMMFCAVLVFIMHLGFCCLEVGFCRAKNSVNIIFKNFTIVAIATLVYAAVGFNIMYPGDFSIGTFFGFAGFGIGGTAGEMGMTYSDGYSYWTDFLFQAMFAAATASIVSGAVCERIKINSFLIFCTIFAGVIYPIIGSWGWGGGFLGDFGFHDLAGSGLVHATGGAGALAGAIVLGPRIGKYVNGKTFAIMGHNMPVAAIGAFLLWFGWFGFNGGSQLNADPMGTSGIMVMTLLASTAGVVTAMAFSWTLSGKPDLSMVLNGALAGLVGITAGADVVSPTNAIIIGAIAGVLVVLAVLVLDKLKIDDPVGAIPVHLVCGSWGVVATGIFGTAEGCTVVGQIKSILCIVAFAFICAFILFSIIKVTIGLRVSEEEELEGLDLGEHGMEAYSGFQIFTNQ from the coding sequence ATGAAAAAACTGATGTTTGCCCTCGTAAGCTTATTTGCTACGGGCATTTTTAGTCTTTCAGCCAGTACAGAACTGGCACCAGCAGCCGAGGGTTTAAGTCTCGAAAGCTTTAAGAAGGATGTAAAAGCTAATTATGATAGTCAGTCAGAGAAAGCTGAAGTATCAGCGTCTATTGAAGGTAGTAAGACAGTCGTAGATGATGGTATCAGCGAAACTTACACAGGTGTGATCACTTACACTATCTCAACAGAAGGTGAAGCTAGCTTAAGTTTTGCATCTGATGATAAATTCTGGACTTCGAATGTCTTCATGATGTTCTGTGCTGTTCTTGTGTTTATCATGCATTTAGGTTTTTGCTGTTTAGAAGTAGGTTTTTGTCGTGCGAAAAACTCAGTAAATATCATCTTTAAAAACTTCACAATTGTTGCGATTGCTACTTTAGTTTACGCCGCAGTTGGTTTCAATATCATGTACCCAGGCGATTTTAGCATTGGTACTTTCTTCGGTTTTGCTGGTTTTGGTATCGGTGGTACTGCAGGTGAAATGGGCATGACTTATAGCGATGGTTACTCTTACTGGACTGATTTTCTCTTCCAGGCGATGTTTGCCGCTGCAACAGCTTCAATTGTTTCAGGTGCGGTTTGTGAACGTATCAAAATTAATTCTTTCCTTATCTTCTGTACGATTTTTGCAGGCGTTATTTACCCAATTATCGGCTCTTGGGGCTGGGGTGGTGGTTTCCTAGGTGATTTTGGTTTCCATGATCTTGCAGGTTCTGGTTTAGTTCACGCTACAGGTGGAGCAGGTGCTCTTGCTGGTGCCATTGTACTCGGCCCACGTATTGGTAAATATGTTAATGGTAAAACTTTCGCAATCATGGGTCATAATATGCCTGTTGCTGCAATTGGTGCTTTCCTACTTTGGTTCGGATGGTTCGGTTTCAACGGCGGATCACAACTTAATGCGGATCCAATGGGTACTTCTGGTATCATGGTAATGACTCTCCTTGCTTCTACTGCGGGTGTTGTTACAGCAATGGCTTTTTCTTGGACTCTTTCTGGTAAACCAGATCTTTCCATGGTTCTTAATGGTGCATTAGCTGGTCTTGTGGGTATTACTGCAGGTGCTGATGTTGTTAGTCCTACTAATGCTATTATCATTGGTGCTATTGCTGGCGTGCTTGTCGTACTTGCTGTTCTTGTACTCGATAAGCTTAAAATTGATGATCCCGTTGGTGCTATCCCAGTTCACTTGGTTTGTGGCTCTTGGGGTGTTGTTGCTACAGGTATCTTCGGTACAGCAGAAGGTTGCACAGTCGTCGGCCAGATTAAATCTATCCTTTGTATCGTAGCGTTTGCATTCATCTGTGCTTTCATTCTTTTCTCAATCATCAAAGTGACTATTGGTCTCCGCGTATCAGAAGAAGAAGAACTCGAAGGTCTTGACCTAGGCGAACACGGTATGGAAGCTTATAGTGGTTTCCAAATCTTCACCAACCAGTAA
- a CDS encoding P-II family nitrogen regulator: MKLIVAYIQPQRLNAVKQALYTKEISRMSVTNALGCGQQGGFHENYRGVDVEVNLRKKVRIEVAINDSYVDKTVEAIIEGARTGKIGDGKIFIYPIEECIRIRTGEKGEDAIGG, translated from the coding sequence ATGAAATTAATCGTAGCCTATATACAGCCACAAAGACTTAACGCAGTTAAGCAGGCTCTTTATACAAAAGAAATTTCTCGTATGTCAGTCACTAATGCTCTTGGTTGCGGCCAACAGGGTGGTTTTCACGAAAACTATCGTGGCGTTGATGTAGAAGTTAACTTGCGCAAGAAAGTACGTATCGAAGTAGCAATCAACGACAGTTATGTTGACAAGACTGTTGAAGCTATTATCGAAGGTGCTAGAACAGGTAAGATTGGCGATGGTAAGATCTTTATCTACCCGATTGAAGAATGCATTCGTATTCGTACTGGAGAAAAAGGTGAAGACGCAATTGGCGGCTAG
- the tnpB gene encoding IS66 family insertion sequence element accessory protein TnpB (TnpB, as the term is used for proteins encoded by IS66 family insertion elements, is considered an accessory protein, since TnpC, encoded by a neighboring gene, is a DDE family transposase.) has translation MLEYFKDRKLKLHPEPVNLRKGFNGLTALSNLENLFAGDVYLFINRRRNLLKGLYWDEGGFCIFNKQLERGTFSDMSEAKTELSFREFLLMIHCCKGAYFKIK, from the coding sequence ATGTTAGAATATTTTAAAGATCGTAAGTTAAAACTACATCCCGAACCCGTGAACCTCCGCAAAGGCTTCAATGGCTTAACCGCGTTAAGTAATCTGGAAAATCTCTTTGCAGGAGATGTCTACCTTTTCATAAATCGACGGCGTAATTTATTGAAAGGTCTCTACTGGGATGAAGGTGGTTTTTGTATTTTCAATAAACAGTTGGAGCGCGGAACTTTTAGCGACATGTCCGAAGCTAAAACTGAGCTTAGTTTTCGGGAATTTCTGCTAATGATCCACTGCTGTAAAGGGGCCTATTTTAAGATCAAATAG
- the tnpC gene encoding IS66 family transposase translates to MTKTISDLTKKVVFLEEENTYLKAQLYGRKKETVVFDNSDTFPEWTEYLKDLGDSNSPERDEEPKVNTLKKKKKRKPFTHFNFPENAEREIKIIDLPEDEKVDPITGVELKLMGFDTSEKLVYVHGRYKVIETRVRKYNIPNKPKAGVISALVPSHPITGCRADVSLLSHILISKYADHLPLYRIEEQFKRDGLTIARQTLSNWVLQLGKTLQPLGDLLRDQILNSSRVFTDDSPVKLQTKGKGKLQEGRIWVYVGGDGPDPPLVWFEFTKDRSHSHTLDRMKDFQGVFHADAFAAYEKMDKLDGIDWQACWAHARRKFFDTPNPNEFCKQVLILMDKLFELEQDAWALGTSAKRQSFRNRKTKPFVEALLKTIQDHYYKACEPKGKLKTAMEYLLKRQEAFKAFLAYPDARIDNNVSERAIRPLTIGRKNWLFFGSEKGGQAAANIISLIQTCRKLGINPKEYLEDVLRRIIDHPKENLMELLPQNWKK, encoded by the coding sequence ATGACTAAAACTATCTCAGACCTCACCAAAAAAGTTGTGTTTTTAGAAGAGGAAAACACCTATCTAAAAGCCCAGCTGTATGGTCGTAAAAAAGAGACTGTAGTCTTTGATAACTCAGATACTTTTCCTGAGTGGACTGAATACCTTAAGGATCTGGGCGATTCAAATTCACCAGAAAGAGATGAAGAACCCAAAGTAAATACCCTAAAAAAGAAGAAGAAACGCAAGCCCTTTACGCATTTCAATTTCCCTGAGAATGCTGAACGCGAAATTAAAATCATTGATTTGCCCGAAGATGAAAAAGTTGATCCCATAACTGGTGTAGAACTGAAACTCATGGGATTCGATACATCAGAAAAACTTGTTTATGTTCATGGTCGTTACAAAGTCATAGAGACTCGTGTACGTAAATACAATATTCCAAATAAGCCCAAGGCAGGAGTTATCTCCGCTCTAGTTCCCAGCCATCCGATAACAGGCTGTCGTGCTGATGTGAGCTTGTTGTCACATATACTCATTTCAAAATATGCCGACCATTTACCTCTTTATCGTATCGAAGAGCAATTCAAACGAGATGGACTTACTATTGCGCGACAAACGCTTTCCAACTGGGTTCTCCAGTTAGGAAAAACTCTCCAACCTTTAGGTGATTTATTACGAGATCAAATTTTAAACTCATCAAGAGTTTTTACAGATGACAGCCCTGTTAAGCTTCAAACAAAAGGTAAAGGTAAGCTTCAAGAAGGTCGGATTTGGGTTTATGTCGGCGGCGATGGTCCAGACCCTCCTCTCGTTTGGTTCGAATTCACCAAAGACCGTTCACACTCCCATACATTAGATCGAATGAAAGACTTTCAAGGAGTTTTTCATGCCGATGCTTTTGCTGCGTATGAAAAAATGGATAAGCTTGATGGTATCGATTGGCAGGCTTGCTGGGCTCATGCCAGGCGTAAGTTTTTTGACACACCCAATCCAAACGAATTCTGTAAACAAGTGCTTATTTTGATGGATAAGCTCTTTGAACTCGAACAGGATGCTTGGGCGCTTGGTACTTCGGCAAAGCGACAGAGCTTTCGCAATAGGAAAACAAAGCCTTTTGTTGAAGCTCTATTAAAGACGATTCAAGATCATTACTACAAAGCATGTGAGCCCAAAGGCAAACTTAAAACGGCAATGGAGTACCTACTTAAACGGCAAGAAGCATTTAAAGCTTTTCTTGCTTATCCGGATGCTCGCATAGATAACAATGTGAGTGAACGCGCTATTCGTCCGCTTACTATTGGTAGAAAAAACTGGCTTTTCTTCGGCAGTGAAAAAGGCGGCCAAGCGGCTGCCAATATCATCTCCTTAATCCAGACTTGTCGTAAGCTGGGTATCAATCCAAAAGAATACTTAGAGGATGTGCTCAGGAGAATCATTGATCACCCAAAAGAAAATTTAATGGAACTCCTACCACAAAACTGGAAGAAATAG
- a CDS encoding transposase domain-containing protein has translation MQTCRKLGINPKEYLEDVLRKIIDHPKENLMELLLQNWKK, from the coding sequence ATCCAGACTTGTCGTAAGCTGGGTATCAATCCAAAAGAATACTTAGAGGATGTACTCAGGAAAATTATTGATCACCCAAAAGAAAATTTAATGGAACTCCTCCTGCAAAACTGGAAAAAATAG